In Xanthomonas theicola, a single genomic region encodes these proteins:
- a CDS encoding methylated-DNA--[protein]-cysteine S-methyltransferase produces MTEQRLHYDTFATPIGELTVAVGEDGVRHILFPENRYDARGRADWIRDAAPVREARAQLLAYFAGDRAEFELPLAPRGTAFQCRVWQALAEIPFGSTWSYAQLARHIGQPRAVRAVGAANGRNPLPIVLPCHRVIGANGTLTGFGGGLPLKAALLALERRGADGATTSLCD; encoded by the coding sequence ATGACTGAGCAACGCCTGCACTACGACACCTTCGCCACCCCGATCGGCGAACTGACCGTGGCCGTCGGCGAGGACGGCGTACGCCACATCCTGTTCCCGGAGAACCGCTACGACGCGCGCGGCCGCGCCGACTGGATCCGCGACGCGGCGCCGGTGCGCGAGGCGCGCGCGCAGTTGCTGGCCTATTTCGCCGGCGACCGCGCCGAGTTCGAGCTGCCGCTGGCGCCGCGCGGAACCGCCTTCCAGTGCCGCGTGTGGCAGGCATTGGCCGAGATTCCGTTCGGCTCGACCTGGAGCTACGCGCAGCTGGCGCGGCATATCGGACAGCCGCGCGCGGTGCGCGCAGTCGGCGCCGCCAACGGCCGCAATCCGCTGCCGATCGTGCTGCCCTGCCACCGCGTGATCGGCGCCAACGGCACGCTGACCGGCTTCGGCGGCGGCCTACCGCTCAAGGCCGCGCTACTGGCGCTGGAGCGGCGCGGGGCGGACGGGGCGACGACCTCGCTGTGCGACTAA
- a CDS encoding IS30 family transposase: protein MSRSYLHLSAEERAVLQIETRRGQSLRSISRLLDRSPSTSSRELARQQATVYRAREAAMRYRTGRQHSVRRRRLTPGTDLFQMVRDHLVLWRWSPQQIAAKLLLMSPDDPAQRVSHETIYATIYAHPRGGLKKELVEALRQRRPSRGSRRTTAAKRSWVPEEPRIVHRPEEVQQRLVPGHWEGDLIKGAFNRSCAGTLVERKTRFVVLCRMDGCTATDALEGFTRQMKKLPASMRTSLTYDRGTEMTRYAELMERLNIDLWFADPHAPWQRGSNENTNGLLRQFLPKGADLSAVSQEYLNHIALLMNTRPRQTLGWKTPSEAMEADIAAFKSRVALDS, encoded by the coding sequence ATGTCAAGAAGCTATCTCCACCTGAGCGCAGAAGAGCGCGCGGTACTCCAAATCGAAACGCGACGTGGTCAGAGCTTACGCTCGATATCCAGGCTGCTGGATAGAAGCCCGTCGACATCGAGCAGGGAGCTGGCCAGGCAGCAAGCCACGGTCTACCGTGCTCGAGAGGCGGCCATGCGTTACCGGACAGGACGTCAGCACAGCGTTCGGCGGCGACGGCTGACACCGGGAACGGATTTATTCCAGATGGTGCGCGATCATCTGGTGCTGTGGCGCTGGTCGCCCCAGCAGATTGCTGCCAAGCTGCTCCTCATGTCCCCGGATGATCCTGCCCAGCGCGTCAGTCACGAAACCATCTACGCCACGATCTACGCGCACCCGCGCGGCGGCCTGAAAAAGGAGCTTGTGGAGGCGTTGCGCCAGCGCAGGCCGTCCCGGGGATCACGGCGCACGACCGCCGCCAAACGCAGCTGGGTGCCTGAGGAACCGCGGATCGTGCACCGACCCGAAGAGGTGCAACAGCGGTTGGTCCCAGGACATTGGGAAGGTGACTTGATCAAGGGAGCGTTCAATCGTTCCTGTGCTGGCACCCTGGTGGAGCGCAAGACGCGTTTTGTGGTGCTGTGCCGGATGGACGGCTGCACCGCCACAGACGCACTGGAAGGTTTCACCCGTCAGATGAAGAAGCTCCCCGCATCCATGCGAACCAGCTTGACCTATGACCGTGGCACCGAAATGACGCGCTATGCCGAGCTGATGGAACGGTTGAACATCGACCTGTGGTTTGCCGATCCGCACGCACCGTGGCAGCGCGGAAGCAATGAGAACACCAACGGTCTACTTCGCCAGTTCCTGCCCAAGGGGGCGGACCTATCCGCCGTCAGCCAGGAATACCTCAATCACATCGCGTTGCTGATGAACACTCGCCCTCGCCAGACACTTGGCTGGAAGACGCCTAGCGAGGCAATGGAAGCGGACATCGCAGCGTTCAAATCACGTGTTGCACTTGATTCTTGA
- a CDS encoding RNA polymerase sigma factor: MHDAPAPAAPLAADFATLFQAHRGIAAKVAGSYCRHPDDRADLIQEIAAQAWRSFPRYDRQRPFSTWLYRIALNVAIGELRGRTRAHRQTLPLQDLDIADARATDPERERQVQALYHFIAQLPPLERALLLLYLDERPQREIAEILGIGESNVSTKIGRLKHRLRDEL, from the coding sequence ATGCACGACGCTCCCGCCCCTGCCGCACCGCTCGCCGCCGACTTCGCCACGCTGTTCCAGGCGCACCGCGGCATTGCGGCGAAAGTGGCCGGCAGCTACTGCCGGCATCCGGACGACCGCGCCGACCTGATCCAGGAGATTGCCGCGCAGGCTTGGCGTTCGTTCCCGCGCTACGACCGGCAGCGGCCGTTCTCCACCTGGCTGTACCGGATCGCGTTGAACGTGGCGATCGGCGAGCTACGCGGGCGCACCCGCGCGCATCGGCAGACCCTGCCGCTGCAGGATCTGGACATCGCCGACGCGCGCGCCACCGATCCGGAGCGCGAGCGGCAAGTGCAGGCGCTGTACCACTTCATCGCGCAGCTGCCGCCGCTGGAGCGGGCGCTGTTGCTGTTGTATCTGGACGAACGCCCGCAGCGCGAGATCGCCGAGATCCTGGGCATCGGCGAAAGCAACGTCTCCACCAAAATCGGCCGCCTCAAGCACCGCCTCCGCGACGAACTCTGA
- a CDS encoding DEAD/DEAH box helicase produces the protein MSQDTPAPLPFADLGLSPAVMKAVSDVGYESPSPIQAATIPALLTGRDLLGQAQTGTGKTAAFALPILSRLDFNQRKPQALVLAPTRELAIQVAEAFHRYAASIPGFQVLPVYGGQPYVQQLSALKRGVHVVVGTPGRVIDHLERGTLDLSELKTLVLDEADEMLRMGFIDDVEAVLKKLPASRQVALFSATMPSAIKRIAQTYLHDPAEVIIASKTTTSANIRQRYWAVSGLHKLDALTRILEVEPFDAMIVFARTKAGTDELAQKLQARGLAAAAINGDIQQAQRERVIQQLKDGKLDILVATDVAARGLDVERISHVLNYDIPYDTESYVHRIGRTGRAGRSGEAILFVSPREKGMLRAIERATRQPIEEMQLPSVDAVNDQRVTRFMEKIGETIASGGIDTYRELLQRFETEKNVPMVEVAAALARLLQGDTPLLLAPERPRPPQGERRFERPGVERRERADRGERPERARFEPKSERGARPPHRDEGERGPRPPRPAPAGHGPDFDYQRDVGSFEAPRRDKAAKAPRAAPEVGMETYRIEVGHQHGVKPANIVGAIANEAGLESKYIGRIDIHDDHSVLDLPADMPRELLTHLKKVWVSGQQLQMRKLDCAAAGGAPFKPKFARAGGKPGGRPNAAGPRPAGAASRLADKAGERPPRKGPPKR, from the coding sequence ATGTCCCAAGATACCCCCGCGCCGCTGCCGTTCGCAGACCTCGGCCTCTCGCCTGCTGTGATGAAGGCGGTCTCCGACGTCGGCTACGAATCCCCGTCGCCGATCCAGGCCGCCACCATCCCCGCGCTGCTGACCGGCCGCGACCTGCTCGGCCAGGCCCAGACCGGCACCGGCAAGACCGCCGCGTTCGCGCTGCCGATCCTGTCGCGGCTGGATTTCAACCAGCGCAAGCCGCAGGCGCTGGTGCTGGCGCCGACCCGCGAGCTGGCGATCCAGGTCGCCGAGGCGTTCCACCGCTATGCCGCGTCGATCCCCGGCTTCCAGGTGCTGCCGGTGTACGGCGGCCAGCCCTACGTCCAGCAGTTGTCGGCGCTCAAGCGCGGCGTGCACGTGGTGGTGGGCACCCCCGGGCGGGTCATCGACCACCTGGAGCGCGGCACCCTGGACCTGTCGGAGCTGAAGACGCTGGTGCTCGACGAGGCCGACGAGATGCTGCGCATGGGCTTCATCGACGATGTCGAGGCGGTGCTGAAGAAGCTGCCGGCCTCGCGCCAGGTGGCGCTGTTCTCGGCGACCATGCCGAGCGCGATCAAGCGCATCGCGCAGACCTATCTGCACGATCCGGCCGAAGTCATCATCGCTTCCAAGACCACCACCTCGGCGAACATCCGCCAGCGCTACTGGGCGGTCAGCGGGCTGCACAAACTCGATGCGCTGACCCGGATCCTGGAAGTGGAGCCGTTCGACGCGATGATCGTGTTCGCGCGCACCAAGGCCGGTACCGACGAGCTGGCGCAGAAGCTGCAGGCGCGCGGCCTGGCCGCCGCGGCGATCAACGGCGACATCCAGCAGGCGCAGCGCGAGCGGGTGATCCAGCAGCTCAAGGACGGCAAGCTCGACATCCTGGTCGCCACCGACGTGGCCGCGCGCGGCCTGGACGTGGAGCGGATCAGCCACGTGCTGAACTACGACATCCCGTACGACACCGAAAGCTACGTGCACCGCATCGGCCGCACCGGCCGCGCCGGCCGCAGCGGCGAGGCGATCCTGTTCGTCAGCCCGCGCGAGAAGGGCATGCTGCGCGCGATCGAGCGCGCCACCCGGCAGCCGATCGAGGAGATGCAGCTGCCCAGCGTGGACGCGGTCAACGACCAGCGCGTGACCCGCTTCATGGAGAAGATCGGCGAGACCATCGCCAGCGGCGGCATCGACACCTACCGCGAACTGCTGCAGCGCTTCGAGACCGAGAAGAACGTGCCGATGGTCGAGGTGGCCGCGGCGCTGGCGCGGCTGCTGCAGGGCGACACGCCGCTGCTGCTGGCGCCGGAGCGGCCGCGTCCGCCGCAGGGCGAGCGGCGTTTCGAGCGGCCCGGCGTCGAGCGGCGCGAGCGCGCCGACCGCGGCGAGCGCCCGGAACGCGCCAGGTTCGAGCCGAAGTCCGAGCGCGGGGCGCGTCCGCCGCACCGCGACGAGGGCGAACGCGGGCCGCGCCCGCCGCGTCCCGCGCCGGCCGGCCATGGCCCCGATTTCGACTACCAGCGCGACGTCGGCAGCTTCGAGGCGCCGCGCCGCGACAAGGCCGCCAAGGCGCCGCGCGCCGCGCCGGAAGTGGGCATGGAAACCTACCGCATCGAGGTTGGCCACCAGCACGGAGTCAAGCCGGCCAACATCGTCGGCGCGATCGCCAACGAGGCCGGCCTGGAGAGCAAGTACATCGGCCGCATCGACATACACGACGACCACTCGGTGCTGGACCTGCCGGCGGACATGCCGCGCGAGCTGCTGACCCACCTGAAGAAGGTGTGGGTCTCCGGCCAGCAACTGCAGATGCGCAAGCTCGACTGCGCCGCCGCCGGCGGCGCGCCGTTCAAGCCGAAGTTCGCGCGTGCCGGCGGCAAGCCCGGCGGCCGACCGAACGCGGCCGGTCCGCGCCCGGCCGGCGCCGCCAGCCGCCTCGCCGACAAGGCCGGCGAGCGTCCGCCGCGCAAGGGTCCGCCGAAGCGCTGA
- a CDS encoding GGDEF domain-containing protein, whose product MCRGFGDTSQRDPLPAARCPVIKPRKPDNEAARLRALHALQIMDTEPEAAYDDLVGIAASLCDTPSALISLVGEERQWLKSQRNVALLSTARDDSFCGHAILAPQQVLVVADAAVDPRFAFNRLVTEAGVRFYAGAPLVSSEGLAVGALCVLDRRPRSLEPEQVVALQALSRQVMQLIELRRTSHALAWQLRERDWYEQQLAQYQSSLESLNADLLEQSRTDPLTGLLNRRAFATALMVNAEVAQMSASPLSVALLDLDYFKNINDLHGHDKGDAVLLALADMLRMQAPPGSLVARYGGEEFAVLLPGMDARQAMLECEALRQETSLLQLGVPLTASIGVAALQPPESAEQLLKRTDLALYQAKRAGRDCVSLAE is encoded by the coding sequence ATTTGCCGCGGATTTGGCGATACTTCGCAACGCGATCCGTTGCCAGCCGCCCGGTGCCCCGTGATCAAGCCACGCAAACCCGACAACGAAGCTGCACGCCTGCGCGCACTGCACGCATTGCAGATCATGGACACCGAGCCGGAGGCGGCCTACGACGACCTGGTCGGCATCGCCGCCAGCCTGTGCGACACGCCATCGGCGCTGATCTCGCTGGTCGGCGAGGAGCGCCAGTGGCTGAAGTCGCAGCGCAACGTCGCCCTGCTCAGCACGGCGCGCGACGACTCGTTCTGCGGCCATGCCATCCTCGCGCCGCAGCAGGTGCTGGTGGTTGCCGATGCTGCGGTGGACCCGCGCTTCGCTTTCAATCGGCTGGTCACCGAAGCCGGGGTCCGCTTCTACGCGGGCGCGCCGCTGGTCAGCAGCGAGGGCCTGGCGGTGGGGGCGCTGTGCGTGCTCGATCGCCGGCCGCGCTCCCTGGAACCGGAGCAGGTGGTGGCGCTGCAGGCGCTGTCGCGGCAGGTGATGCAGCTGATCGAGCTGCGCCGCACCAGCCATGCGCTGGCATGGCAGCTGCGCGAACGCGATTGGTACGAGCAGCAGTTGGCCCAGTACCAGTCCTCGCTGGAATCGCTCAACGCGGACCTGCTCGAACAGTCCCGCACCGATCCGCTGACCGGGCTGCTCAACCGGCGTGCCTTCGCCACTGCGCTGATGGTCAACGCCGAGGTGGCGCAGATGAGCGCCAGCCCGCTCAGCGTGGCCTTGCTGGACTTGGACTACTTCAAGAACATCAACGACCTGCACGGCCACGACAAGGGCGATGCGGTGCTGCTGGCGCTGGCGGACATGCTGCGCATGCAGGCGCCGCCGGGCAGCCTGGTGGCGCGCTACGGCGGCGAGGAGTTCGCGGTCCTGCTGCCGGGAATGGACGCCAGGCAAGCCATGCTCGAATGCGAGGCCCTGCGCCAGGAGACCAGCCTGCTGCAGCTCGGCGTGCCGTTGACCGCCAGCATTGGCGTGGCCGCGTTGCAGCCGCCTGAGAGCGCCGAGCAGCTGCTCAAGCGCACCGACCTGGCGCTGTACCAGGCCAAGCGCGCCGGCCGCGACTGCGTGTCGCTGGCGGAGTGA
- a CDS encoding pseudouridine synthase, with translation MSTRLNKHIAETGHCSRREADRLIAARRVTVNGLPGGVGAVVGEGDEVKVDGQPLRTRAKHKSGRRHVYIALNKPVGVTCTTEREVKGNIVDFVGHEQRIFPVGRLDKESEGLILMTSNGDIVNEILRAENRHQKEYLVAVNKPVSDEFLRGMARGVRVHNATTLPCRTARIAKFGFRIVLEQGLNRQIRLMAAAFDYRVIQLRRVRIDNIKLGALKPGQWRNLSEQELRGLLPQRQDW, from the coding sequence ATGTCCACGCGCCTCAACAAGCACATCGCCGAGACCGGCCATTGCTCGCGCCGCGAGGCCGATCGCCTGATCGCCGCGCGCCGGGTCACCGTCAACGGCCTGCCCGGCGGGGTCGGCGCGGTGGTCGGCGAGGGCGACGAGGTCAAGGTCGACGGCCAGCCGCTGCGTACACGCGCCAAGCACAAATCCGGCCGCCGCCATGTCTACATCGCGCTGAACAAGCCGGTCGGGGTGACCTGCACCACCGAGCGCGAGGTCAAGGGCAATATCGTCGACTTCGTCGGCCACGAGCAGCGCATCTTCCCGGTCGGGCGCCTGGACAAGGAGTCCGAGGGCCTGATCCTGATGACCAGCAACGGCGACATCGTCAACGAGATCCTGCGCGCCGAGAACCGCCACCAGAAGGAATACCTGGTGGCGGTGAACAAGCCGGTCAGCGACGAATTCCTGCGCGGCATGGCGCGCGGGGTGCGCGTGCACAACGCGACCACGCTGCCGTGCCGCACCGCGCGGATCGCCAAGTTCGGCTTCCGCATCGTGCTCGAGCAGGGCCTGAACCGTCAGATCCGGCTGATGGCCGCCGCGTTCGACTACCGCGTCATCCAACTGCGCCGGGTGCGCATCGACAACATCAAACTCGGCGCGCTGAAGCCGGGCCAATGGCGCAACCTCAGCGAACAGGAATTGCGCGGCCTGCTGCCGCAACGCCAGGACTGGTGA
- a CDS encoding serine/threonine protein kinase, producing the protein MHPEELKQAWQALDRRLQRHDRLQVQWLLQQNLQRVRSSLRPLLWGQILQLPFGLACIALAGLLWSRSALPAHVVAAGVAVHAYGVVTVAMAGIVVGRLLRIDYSAPVLEIQHQIARTRRWHVGSGLLCGLSWWVLWVPVLMALGALAGVDLLARAPGLVWSGLGVGVAGIAASAWLYRRSRHPGRPRLMRIVDDSLGGASLRKASRVLDEVERFRHD; encoded by the coding sequence ATGCATCCCGAAGAACTGAAGCAAGCTTGGCAGGCGCTGGACCGGCGCCTGCAACGCCACGATCGCTTGCAGGTGCAATGGCTGCTCCAGCAAAACCTGCAGCGCGTGCGCAGCAGCCTGCGGCCGCTGCTGTGGGGGCAGATCCTGCAACTGCCGTTTGGCCTGGCCTGCATCGCCCTGGCCGGCCTGCTGTGGAGCCGAAGCGCGCTGCCGGCGCACGTGGTCGCCGCCGGCGTGGCGGTGCATGCCTATGGCGTGGTCACGGTGGCGATGGCCGGCATCGTCGTGGGCCGGCTGCTGCGCATCGACTACAGCGCGCCGGTGCTGGAGATCCAGCACCAGATCGCGCGCACCCGGCGCTGGCACGTCGGCAGCGGCCTGCTCTGCGGCCTGTCCTGGTGGGTGCTGTGGGTGCCGGTGCTGATGGCGCTCGGCGCGCTCGCCGGCGTCGATCTGCTGGCCAGGGCGCCGGGGCTGGTGTGGAGCGGACTTGGCGTGGGCGTGGCAGGCATCGCCGCCAGCGCATGGCTCTATCGCAGGTCGCGCCATCCCGGCCGGCCCCGGCTGATGCGCATCGTCGACGACAGCCTGGGCGGCGCCAGCCTGCGCAAGGCCAGCCGTGTGCTCGACGAGGTGGAACGTTTCCGGCACGACTGA
- a CDS encoding DMT family transporter has translation MPLHPTTKAQLQIHFCVLLWGITAILGKLITLPALPLVWWRMLLAAAALALLPRVWRGLAALTPKLLLGYAVVGALVGLHWLTFYGAIKLANASVAATCIALAPVFTAVIEPWVAKRPFRPSELGFGLAVLPGMALVVGGVPDGMRAGVAVGAVSALFVAAFGSLNKRLVDHADPLTVTALELGAGTVTLTLLAPLLPLLLPALSGPLLVLPSLHDTLLLLALALLCTLLPFALALVALRRLSAYAVQLVTNLEPVYAIVFAIVLLDEQKQLTALFYLGVAVILGAVFLHPLLTRPRPVPHAELLATSEAKNALE, from the coding sequence ATGCCCCTGCACCCCACCACCAAAGCCCAGTTGCAAATCCATTTCTGCGTGCTGCTGTGGGGCATCACCGCGATCCTCGGCAAGCTGATCACCCTGCCGGCACTGCCGCTGGTGTGGTGGCGGATGCTATTGGCGGCGGCGGCGCTGGCGCTGCTGCCGCGGGTGTGGCGCGGGCTGGCCGCGCTGACCCCGAAGCTGCTGCTCGGCTACGCCGTGGTCGGCGCACTGGTCGGCCTGCACTGGCTGACCTTCTACGGCGCGATCAAGCTGGCCAACGCCTCGGTGGCGGCGACCTGCATCGCGCTGGCGCCGGTGTTCACCGCGGTGATCGAACCGTGGGTAGCCAAGCGCCCGTTCCGCCCCAGCGAACTGGGATTCGGCCTGGCGGTGCTGCCGGGCATGGCGCTGGTGGTCGGCGGCGTGCCCGACGGGATGCGCGCCGGCGTCGCGGTCGGCGCGGTGTCGGCACTGTTCGTGGCCGCGTTCGGCTCGCTCAACAAGCGCCTGGTCGACCACGCCGATCCGCTGACCGTGACCGCGCTGGAACTGGGCGCCGGTACCGTGACCCTGACCCTGCTGGCGCCGCTGCTGCCGCTGCTGCTGCCGGCGCTGAGCGGCCCGCTGCTGGTGCTGCCCAGCCTGCACGACACCCTCCTGCTGCTGGCCCTGGCGCTGCTGTGCACGCTGCTGCCGTTCGCGCTGGCGCTGGTCGCGCTGCGCCGCCTCAGCGCCTATGCGGTACAACTGGTGACCAACCTGGAACCGGTCTATGCGATCGTGTTCGCGATCGTGCTGCTGGACGAACAGAAGCAGCTCACCGCGCTGTTCTATCTCGGCGTGGCGGTGATCCTGGGCGCGGTGTTCCTGCACCCGCTGCTGACCCGCCCCCGGCCGGTGCCGCATGCGGAACTGCTGGCGACCAGCGAAGCGAAGAACGCACTGGAGTGA
- a CDS encoding DUF4019 domain-containing protein has protein sequence MPALPRLLAPLLCAAAFAAAAQPAVSQPAPPQPAAPPPAASKPAAAVTPAAPGPLSKQDAQMAQAGLRAAQLVDAGRSGELWDGASAVAKKAVAREVFVRQVDADRARLGALLGRGVASVARVQYAAGSQVPPGVYVNIRFPSRFANAPQPVRELVSLRLDEDKTWRLVGYHVGPPN, from the coding sequence ATGCCTGCCTTGCCGCGCCTGTTGGCGCCATTGCTGTGTGCGGCCGCATTCGCTGCGGCAGCGCAGCCCGCTGTTTCCCAGCCCGCACCCCCCCAACCTGCCGCGCCACCGCCGGCCGCGTCCAAGCCGGCCGCGGCGGTCACGCCGGCCGCGCCGGGGCCGCTGTCCAAGCAGGATGCGCAGATGGCCCAGGCCGGCTTGCGCGCCGCGCAGCTGGTCGACGCCGGCCGCAGCGGCGAGCTGTGGGACGGCGCATCGGCGGTGGCGAAGAAGGCGGTTGCGCGCGAGGTGTTCGTGCGCCAGGTCGATGCCGACCGTGCTCGGCTCGGCGCGTTGCTCGGGCGCGGCGTGGCCAGCGTGGCGCGGGTGCAGTACGCGGCCGGCTCGCAGGTGCCGCCCGGGGTCTACGTCAACATTCGTTTCCCCAGCCGCTTCGCCAATGCGCCGCAGCCGGTGCGCGAGCTGGTCTCGTTGCGCCTGGACGAGGACAAGACCTGGCGCCTGGTCGGCTATCACGTTGGCCCGCCGAACTGA
- a CDS encoding RNA-binding S4 domain-containing protein, whose protein sequence is MQTIDLQLESDYVELKHLLKLTGVCDSGGAAKTVIGEGQVRVDGEVELRKACKIHAGQVVALHDVQIRVIGKA, encoded by the coding sequence ATGCAGACCATCGATCTCCAGTTAGAAAGCGACTACGTCGAACTCAAGCACTTGCTGAAACTGACCGGCGTCTGCGACAGCGGCGGCGCGGCCAAGACCGTGATCGGCGAAGGCCAGGTGCGCGTGGACGGCGAAGTCGAACTGCGCAAGGCGTGCAAGATCCACGCCGGCCAGGTGGTCGCGCTGCATGACGTGCAGATCCGGGTGATCGGCAAGGCATGA
- a CDS encoding AlkA N-terminal domain-containing protein — MPQPHPTPDDHDLYDRARQSRDARFDGVFFTAVRSTGIYCRPVCPAPAPKRSNVRYYPSAAAAAAAGYRPCLRCRPELSPEAQQHLGEESVRRALALIAEGALQDASVDHLAAEIGLSARQLQRVFVAQLGATPAAVHATRRLLLAKQLLTETALPITQVALAAGFNSLRRFNAAFLEGCGMPPSAIRKRRAEVPGGDLLLRLGYRPPLDFPAMLAFLRKRAIPGIERIGEASYERVLGPLATSTRIRVDADPQRHELRLRIAAADPRAIPDIVRRVRRIFDLDADLRAVHATLATEPLLARAIARRPGLRVPGGWDGFEVAVRAVLGQQVSVAGAATLAARLVARHGGHRPGQPPGLDRAFPAPQDLLDAPLEAIGLPRSRATTIRALAAAVAAGRLQFRAGQRLSEFVERATALPGIGAWTAQYIALRALGQPDAFPAGDLVLQRALGADGARLGERATEARAQAWRPWRAYAVLQLWHLAGDPPEETFHD, encoded by the coding sequence ATGCCCCAGCCCCACCCCACGCCCGACGATCACGACCTCTACGACCGCGCCCGCCAGTCGCGCGACGCGCGTTTCGACGGGGTGTTCTTCACCGCCGTGCGCAGCACCGGCATCTACTGCCGGCCGGTGTGCCCGGCGCCGGCGCCCAAGCGCAGCAACGTGCGCTATTACCCCAGCGCCGCGGCCGCGGCCGCGGCCGGCTATCGTCCGTGCCTGCGCTGCCGGCCGGAGCTGTCGCCGGAGGCACAGCAGCACCTGGGTGAGGAATCGGTGCGGCGCGCGCTGGCGCTGATCGCCGAGGGCGCGCTGCAGGACGCCAGCGTCGACCATCTCGCGGCCGAGATCGGACTCAGCGCGCGCCAGCTGCAGCGCGTGTTCGTCGCCCAGCTCGGCGCCACCCCAGCGGCGGTGCACGCGACGCGGCGCCTGCTGCTGGCCAAGCAACTGCTGACCGAAACCGCGCTGCCGATCACCCAGGTGGCGCTGGCGGCCGGCTTCAACAGCCTGCGCCGCTTCAACGCCGCGTTCCTGGAAGGCTGCGGCATGCCGCCGTCGGCGATCCGCAAGCGGCGCGCCGAGGTGCCCGGCGGCGACCTGCTGCTGCGCCTGGGCTACCGCCCGCCGCTGGACTTCCCGGCGATGCTGGCGTTCCTGCGCAAGCGCGCGATCCCTGGCATCGAGCGCATCGGCGAAGCCAGCTACGAGCGCGTGCTCGGCCCGCTCGCGACCTCGACCCGCATCCGCGTCGACGCCGATCCGCAGCGCCACGAACTGCGCCTGCGGATCGCCGCGGCCGATCCGCGCGCGATCCCGGACATCGTGCGCCGGGTGCGCCGCATCTTCGATCTGGACGCCGACCTGCGCGCAGTGCATGCCACGCTCGCCACCGAGCCGCTGCTGGCGCGCGCGATCGCGCGCCGCCCCGGGCTGCGCGTGCCGGGCGGCTGGGACGGCTTCGAAGTGGCAGTGCGCGCGGTGCTCGGCCAGCAGGTCAGCGTGGCCGGCGCGGCGACCCTGGCCGCGCGCCTGGTCGCCCGCCACGGCGGCCATCGGCCCGGCCAGCCGCCCGGCCTGGACCGCGCGTTCCCGGCACCACAGGACCTGCTGGACGCACCGCTGGAAGCGATCGGCCTGCCGCGCTCGCGCGCCACCACGATCCGCGCGCTGGCCGCGGCGGTGGCGGCCGGACGCCTGCAGTTCCGCGCCGGCCAGCGCCTGTCCGAATTCGTCGAGCGCGCCACCGCCCTCCCCGGCATCGGCGCCTGGACCGCGCAGTACATCGCCCTGCGCGCGCTCGGCCAGCCCGATGCGTTCCCGGCCGGCGACTTGGTCCTGCAGCGCGCGCTCGGCGCCGACGGCGCACGCCTGGGCGAACGCGCCACTGAAGCCCGCGCGCAGGCTTGGCGGCCATGGCGCGCCTACGCCGTGCTGCAGCTGTGGCACCTGGCCGGCGATCCGCCCGAGGAGACTTTCCATGACTGA
- a CDS encoding MAPEG family protein translates to MSIEIRMLAWAILLGIVHLLLASAFVTAQRGVKWNAGARDAPQAPLTGVAGRMDRALRNFLETFPFFAAAALAVVAMDKGGTHTALAAQLYFWARVAYVPLYAAGVPYVRSLVWGVSLWAILQLVWALL, encoded by the coding sequence ATGAGTATCGAAATCCGCATGCTGGCCTGGGCGATCCTGCTCGGGATCGTGCATTTGCTGCTGGCCTCGGCGTTCGTCACCGCGCAGCGCGGCGTGAAGTGGAATGCCGGCGCGCGCGATGCGCCGCAGGCGCCGCTCACAGGCGTGGCCGGGCGCATGGACCGCGCATTGCGCAACTTCCTGGAGACCTTCCCGTTCTTCGCCGCCGCGGCGTTGGCGGTGGTGGCGATGGACAAGGGCGGCACGCATACCGCGCTGGCGGCACAGCTGTATTTCTGGGCGCGCGTGGCCTACGTGCCGCTGTACGCGGCAGGCGTCCCCTACGTGCGCTCCTTGGTATGGGGGGTGTCGCTATGGGCGATCCTGCAATTGGTGTGGGCGCTGCTCTGA